From a single Alphaproteobacteria bacterium genomic region:
- a CDS encoding GTP-binding protein, translating to MSKAKFERNKPHCNIGTIGHVDHGKTSLTAAITKVLAETGGA from the coding sequence ATGTCTAAAGCAAAATTTGAGCGGAACAAGCCGCACTGCAACATAGGAACGATTGGCCACGTTGACCACGGTAAAACATCATTGACTGCTGCGATTACGAAAGTATTGGCAGAAACCGGTGGTGCGAA